Within Actinosynnema pretiosum, the genomic segment CGAGGTTCTGCACGCCGAGGTCCTGCGGGCGCACCAGCGGGGTCTGCGCGATGGTCCAGGACCGGCCGTCCTTCGAGTGGCCCCAGCCGATCGAGCGGCGGTTCGCGGTGGTGTTGATCATGAAAACCATCACGTACCGGGCGCCGTTCGGCAGGTCGTGGCGGAACACCCTGGCGTACGACGCCTCCGTCGCGCCCGCGGGGAGCATCGCGGTCGTGAGCACCACGCGGTCGTAGGTGAAGTTGATCCCGTCCTTGGACCGCGCGAGCCGCGTCGTCGTGTTCTCGCCGTGGAAGTACAGCCACATCTCCGCCACGTCCTCGTTCCACAGCACGTGCGGCGACGAGACGTGGCTGACGTCGTAGTGATCCCCCCACTTCCGCGAGACGATCGGATTTCCCCGGTACTCGGTGTACGGACCCGCCAGGGAATCCGAGTAGGCCAGGCACACGCCGCCGGGCGCGTCGTGCGGCGCGTAGTAGAGGTAGAACCTGCCCAGCGCGCCGGACACCCGGCCCACCGTGCCGCGCACGCTCGGGAAGATCAGCTCACCGGTGGGGTTGTACGCGAGCTTCCCCTTGTCCAGGGCCAATCCCTGGTACCGGTAGTTCGGGAAACCCGGCGGCTCGGCCGCCGCCGTCCCCGTCGCCAACCCGGCTCCGCCGACCACCCCGACCCCGCCGACCACGGCGGCGCGCAGCACTCCCCTGCGGGACAGCTCGCCCATGCCCGTCGCCCCTTCGTCGCTGACGTGATCCGCACAGTCTTCGCGGCACCACCCCGCCGCCGTCAAGGTGCTAATACGTATTAGTTCCCCTATTCGTCGATTCACCGGCAATCCGGGGTGAATCGTTGACTTCCCGCCGATCACCGTCCAGTCTCCTGCTGATCCGCAATGGCGCGAAGGAGCTGGCAATGCCGCCCAGGCCGAGGCAGGCCGACATCGCGAAGCTCGCCGGGGTGTCCCAGGCGACCGTCTCGGTCGTCCTCGGGGGCAACCGGTCCAACCTGCGCATGGCCGAGAGCACCCGCACGCGGGTGCTCGCCGCCGCCGAGGAGCTGGGCTACGTGCCCGACCCCGTGGCGACCCGGCTCGCCTCGCGCCGCAACAACATCCTCGGCGTCTACACCTTCACCCCGACCTTCCCCACCGACATCGCCGACTCCTACCACCCGATCCTGACCGGCGTGGAGGAGCAGGCCGCCGCGCTCGGGCAGGACCTGCTGCTGTTCACCGGCGCGGCGGGCCGCGCGCACGACAGCCGCGAGCTGCGGCGCACCCGCATCGCCGACGGGTGCCTGTTCTTCGGCAGGCACGTGCCGGTCGACGCGGTCGCCCCCCTGGTGGCAGAGGGGTTCCCGCTGGTCCACATAGGACGGCGGGACGAGCTCGAAGGCGGCATCCCGCACGTCGGCGCGGACTACGTCACCGCCTCCGCCGCCGTGGTCGAGCACCTGAGGTCGTTGGGGCACACCAACATCCGGTACGTGCGCGAGCACGACGACGCCCCCTCGTCCACCGACCGCGAACGCGGCGCGGGCCTTACGCAGGTCACCCGCACCGACGGCGGCGACCTCACCGCCGACACCGTCCGCTCCTGGATCGCGGGCGGCACCACCGCGCTCGTCGTGGAGGAGACCGACACCTGCGCCGCCTACCTCGCCGTGC encodes:
- a CDS encoding glycoside hydrolase family protein — its product is MGELSRRGVLRAAVVGGVGVVGGAGLATGTAAAEPPGFPNYRYQGLALDKGKLAYNPTGELIFPSVRGTVGRVSGALGRFYLYYAPHDAPGGVCLAYSDSLAGPYTEYRGNPIVSRKWGDHYDVSHVSSPHVLWNEDVAEMWLYFHGENTTTRLARSKDGINFTYDRVVLTTAMLPAGATEASYARVFRHDLPNGARYVMVFMINTTANRRSIGWGHSKDGRSWTIAQTPLVRPQDLGVQNLGAPAVVERNGTTYVIYHCDKASGGTMRITEVGKDFTKRRHMGVFNAPLPGFPDNGRCAAPAFGSDGGVEYMIYEAGERLSGNIAVAKGFPNP
- a CDS encoding LacI family DNA-binding transcriptional regulator yields the protein MPPRPRQADIAKLAGVSQATVSVVLGGNRSNLRMAESTRTRVLAAAEELGYVPDPVATRLASRRNNILGVYTFTPTFPTDIADSYHPILTGVEEQAAALGQDLLLFTGAAGRAHDSRELRRTRIADGCLFFGRHVPVDAVAPLVAEGFPLVHIGRRDELEGGIPHVGADYVTASAAVVEHLRSLGHTNIRYVREHDDAPSSTDRERGAGLTQVTRTDGGDLTADTVRSWIAGGTTALVVEETDTCAAYLAVRRAIRDAGLRVPDDLSLAVLGRPPDDEAVTGFEVPRHEMGRAAVRLLVDLVTRATTPDSPQARRLLACAPVQGASTDRRKGP